Proteins from one Rosa chinensis cultivar Old Blush chromosome 7, RchiOBHm-V2, whole genome shotgun sequence genomic window:
- the LOC112175589 gene encoding zinc-finger homeodomain protein 4, translating to MELSSHQEGQIPISIPIPIPIPINSSYGAGGHGHGHMIHHHHHHEPAAPHTHTLTHNNHLITSSAAAVAAPPPPQNQIPASINNNGSSIPKTASLDQEEEEEEDEEHVNHVNVAYNNNNNNSGSNNNKKVVNSSIKYKECLKNHAAAMGGTATDGCGEFMPSGEEGTIEALTCSACNCHRNFHRKEIEGDHGMSSWDLNSNTRVGTGGRKVLLGHPNGHKNMSILAPDALGFHTAANPTGGFLPSRTAPHHPHHHPHQMIMSYNNNMAIGGLMGSQLPSESDEQEQDQIHHHGHGGGVNVASRAPVQLVKKRFRTKFTQEQKEKMFNFAEKVGWKIQKQEESVVQNFCHEIGVKRRVLKVWMHNNKHNLAKNKSQPPPSTAA from the coding sequence ATGGAACTTTCAAGTCATCAAGAAGGGCAGATCCCAATCTCAATCCCAATCCCTATCCCAATCCCAATAAATTCTTCTTATGGTGCTGGTGGACATGGGCATGGACACatgatccatcatcatcatcatcatgagcCTGCAGCGCCCCACACCCACACCCTCACCCACAACAACCACCTCATTACCTCTTCAGCAGCAGCAGTAGCAGCACCACCTCCACCACAAAATCAAATCCCTGCCTCCATTAACAATAATGGGTCCTCCATTCCCAAAACCGCTAGCCTAgatcaggaggaggaggaggaggaggatgaggagCATGTCAATCATGTCAATGTGGcttacaacaacaacaacaacaacagcggCAGCAACAATAACAAGAAAGTGGTGAACAGCAGCATCAAGTACAAAGAGTGCCTGAAGAACCATGCAGCAGCCATGGGAGGGACTGCAACTGATGGGTGTGGTGAGTTCATGCCCAGTGGAGAAGAAGGCACCATTGAAGCTCTCACCTGCTCTGCCTGCAACTGCCACAGAAACTTCcacagaaaagaaattgaaggtGATCATGGCATGTCCTCATGGGATCTCAACAGCAACACTCGGGTTGGTACTGGTGGGAGGAAAGTCCTATTAGGCCATCCCAATGGGCACAAGAACATGAGTATACTAGCCCCTGATGCCTTGGGTTTCCACACAGCTGCTAATCCCACAGGAGGCTTCTTACCCTCAAGAACTGCACCACATCATCCTCACCACCACCCCCACCAGATGATAATGTCGTACAATAACAACATGGCCATTGGTGGGTTGATGGGGTCCCAGCTTCCTTCAGAATCTGATGAGCAAGAACAAGATCAAATTCATCATCATGGCCATGGTGGTGGGGTTAATGTGGCCAGCAGGGCACCAGTACAGCTTGTGAAGAAAAGGTTCAGGACAAAGTTTACTCAGGAACAGAAGGAGAAAATGTTCAACTTTGCAGAGAAAGTTGGGTGGAAGATTCAGAAGCAAGAGGAGTCTGTTGTACAAAACTTCTGCCATGAGATTGGTGTCAAGAGAAGAGTTCTCAAGGTTTGGATGCACAACAATAAACACAATCTGGCTAAGAATAAGTCCCAACCCCCACCTAGTACTGCTGCTTAG
- the LOC112177170 gene encoding signal recognition particle receptor subunit beta, which produces MEGFEEWKKQAEQWSSQALQQWKKQAEPLWSQAHEYIQQVPPTQIYAALAILLVTSVLLLLGRLLKRQKANTILLSGLSGSGKTILFYQLRDGSAHQGTVTSMEPNEGTFVLNSEKSKNGKLKPVHLVDVPGHSRLRPKLDEFLPQAAGIVFVVDALEFLPNLRAVSEYLYDLLTKASVVKKKIPILILCNKTDKVTAHSKEFIRKQLEKEIDKLRASRSAISTADIANDFTLGVLGEPFSFTQCQNKVTVAEAAGIIGEVAEVERFIRDHVKS; this is translated from the exons ATGGAAGGATTCGAAGAATGGAAGAAACAGGCAGAGCAATGGTCATCTCAAGCATTGCAACAATGGAAGAAACAGGCAGAGCCATTATGGTCTCAAGCACATGAGTACATTCAGCAGGTTCCGCCTACTCAGATCTATGCTGCTCTTGCCATCTTGCTAGTAACCTCAGTTTTACTCTTATTAG GTAGGTTGTTGAAACGGCAAAAAGCTAATACCATATTGCTGAGTGGGCTTAGCGGGAGTGGAAAGACTATTCTTTTCTATCAA CTTCGGGATGGGTCTGCTCACCAAGGTACTGTGACATCAATGGAACCAAATGAGGGAACTTTTGTGCTCAATTCTGAAAAATCAAAG AATGGAAAGTTAAAGCCTGTGCATCTTGTTGATGTTCCTGGACATTCTCGTCTCAGACCCAAACTAGATGAGTTCCTGCCTCAAGCAGCTGGTATAGTTTTTGTGGTGGATGCTTTGGAATTCTTACCAAACTTGCGTGCTGTTTCAGA GTACCTGTACGATCTTTTGACCAAGGCAAGTGTGGTGAAGAAGAAAATTCCCATTCTTATTCTCTGCAACAAGACAGACAAAGTAACAGCACATAGCAAGGAGTTCATTCGCAAACAATTGGAGAAGGAAAT TGACAAATTACGGGCATCAAGAAGTGCAATATCAACAGCTGATATTGCAAATGACTTTACTCTTGGAGTACTTGGTGAACCATTTTCATTCACTCAGTGTCAGAACAAAGTTACAGTTGCAGAAGCTGCGGGTATTATAGGCGAGGTAGCTGAGGTGGAACGGTTCATCAGGGACCATGTAAAGTCTTAG
- the LOC112177169 gene encoding endochitinase EP3: MGSPAFFCAIPKNLRKQQQLVIVAGIALVLVLCVSVVEGQNCGCAADLCCSRYGYCGTGDDYCGTGCQAGPCKTAPLPPSTSDVPVADIVTPTFFNGIIDQAEASCAGKDFYSRATFLDALELFDQFGKIGSLDDSKREIAAFFAHVTHETGHFCYIEEIDGASKDYCDETNTEYPCNPNKGYYGRGPIQLSWNFNYGPAGESIGFDGLNSPESVANDPLIAFQTALWFWMKNVRPVIVEGFGETIRAINGALECDGGNPTTVQKRVDYYIDYCNQLGVAPGDNLTC; this comes from the exons ATGGGTTCACCTGCTTTCTTTTGTGCAATACCGAAAAACTTACGGAAGCAGCAGCAGCTTGTCATTGTGGCAGGAATAGCTCTGGTGCTAGTCCTATGTGTAAGTGTAGTTGAGGGTCAAAATTGTGGTTGTGCTGCGGACCTGTGCTGCAGCCGATACGGCTACTGTGGCACCGGCGACGACTACTGCGGGACGGGATGCCAAGCGGGGCCTTGCAAAACGGCGCCTCTACCTCCCAGTACCAGTGATGTTCCGGTGGCCGACATCGTGACCCCGACATTCTTCAACGGGATAATTGATCAAGCGGAAGCAAGCTGTGCCGGAAAGGACTTCTATTCTCGGGCTACGTTCCTTGATGCTCTCGAGTTGTTTGATCAGTTTGGTAAGATTGGTTCCCTTGATGATTCTAAACGGGAGATCGCCGCCTTCTTTGCCCACGTCACCCATGAGACTGGAC ATTTTTGCTACATAGAAGAGATAGACGGAGCATCAAAAGACTACTGCGACGAGACTAACACGGAATATCCATGCAATCCGAACAAAGGTTATTACGGCCGGGGACCCATCCAACTATCGTGGAACTTCAATTACGGTCCGGCCGGAGAAAGTATTGGGTTCGACGGACTAAATTCCCCTGAAAGCGTGGCTAATGACCCACTCATTGCTTTTCAGACTGCATTGTGGTTTTGGATGAAAAATGTTCGCCCGGTCATTGTTGAAGGGTTCGGGGAAACTATCCGAGCCATTAATGGTGCGCTTGAATGCGATGGTGGAAACCCTACTACTGTACAGAAACGCGTCGACTACTACATTGATTATTGTAACCAACTTGGTGTTGCCCCCGGTGACAACCTTACTTGCTAG